AGGCATGAAAATATTTTCCAAAACTTATGTTAATATGATTTTTATGGCTGGTCTTCTTGGAGGAATATTTGGTTTTATTATAGTAACTATTCTAAGTATAAGAGGTTCAATACCTCTTGCAATTTTAAAAGGTTTTGCTGCAGGGTTTGTAGCTGCAGTTATAGCTGCAGCAGTAACTTATTATTATCCTTCTATGCTAGTAGATGATAGACGTAGAAGCATAAAAAACAGTATTCCTTTTGCAACAATACACATGTCTGCAGTTGCAGGTTCTGGTGCTCAGCCTATAACTATATTTCAAATGCTTTTAGATAATAAAGAATATGGTGAACTTGCAAATGAAATTAAACGTTTAATGAATTATATTAATTTATTTGGTTATAACTTAACAACTGCTTTAAAATTAGTTGCAAACACTACACCTTCAAAAGAATTTTCAGAATTATTAAATGGTATTGTAGCTACAATAGAAAGTGGTGGTGATTTAAAATTATATTTAAAAGGAAAAGCAGAAGATTCTATGAATACTTACAGATTAGATAGAAAAAAGTATGTTGAAAGCTTATCAACTTATTCAGAAATTTATACTGCATTACTTATCGCAGGCCCATTATTATTTGTAGTTATTTTAGCAATTATGAATGCTATTCCAGACTTAGCAAGCTTAGGTGGAGTATCCATAAACACAATAGGTTTAATAGGTGTTTTTGGTTTAATACCTTTCCTTAATATAATATTTATGGCTTTCCTTAATATTACTCATATGGAAATATAAACTGGGAAAAATAAAAATGTATGAAATAAAATTTAGTGCAAAACACGCAATTTCAATATTTGTAGGAATAATTTTATTAGTTGCAAGTGTCTTAGTTACATTCCAATTAGCTTTAATAAATGCAAGGTGGTTCTGGCCAACTTTAGTAGTTTCAATAGTAATTATATTTTTGCCTTTCTTATTAGATTTCTTAGCAGAAAATAAAAGACAAAAAGAAATAGAAACAAAATTCTTAGAATTTGTTAGAAATTTAGTAGAAACTGTAGGTTCAGGAATTCCAATACCTCAAGCAGTAAAGCACGTTGCAGAAGAAGATTATGGTGCATTATCTCCTTACATAAAAAAATTAGCAAACCAACTTGAATGGGGAATTCCAGTTCATGAAGCACTAAAAAGATTCTCTTATGATACTAAAAACGCAGTAATCAAAAGATCTATGGCTATTGTTATACAAGCAGAAGAGAGTGGTGGAGATATGGGTGATGTTCTTCAAAGTGTTTCTAATTCAGTTATTGAAGTCAAACAATTAAAAGAAGAAATGAAAGCAAGTTCATATTCTCAAACTATGCAAGGTTATGTAGTTTTCTTTGTATTTTTAGGAATTATGTTGTTATTAGAAGTTAAATTGCTTCCAAAGATTGCAGACATGGCTGTAGATATTGGTACTGGTTTGAGTGGTGCAGGCGGAGTACTCTCAGTCGCAGGAGTAGCTGCTGCAAAATCAAATTTAAATTTCTCAATGATATTTACAGCGTTAATTTTAATTCAAGGTTTATTTGCAGGTTTGATGATAGGTAAAT
The Candidatus Woesearchaeota archaeon genome window above contains:
- a CDS encoding type II secretion system F family protein, giving the protein MYEIKFSAKHAISIFVGIILLVASVLVTFQLALINARWFWPTLVVSIVIIFLPFLLDFLAENKRQKEIETKFLEFVRNLVETVGSGIPIPQAVKHVAEEDYGALSPYIKKLANQLEWGIPVHEALKRFSYDTKNAVIKRSMAIVIQAEESGGDMGDVLQSVSNSVIEVKQLKEEMKASSYSQTMQGYVVFFVFLGIMLLLEVKLLPKIADMAVDIGTGLSGAGGVLSVAGVAAAKSNLNFSMIFTALILIQGLFAGLMIGKFSEGHFKDGIKHAVILVITSALIMLTFAPPTF
- a CDS encoding type II secretion system F family protein translates to MSLSDSTRKIIENVNRAILYSNYKKNFEDYILKLRTWKSQKKITEEQFQTSMKKLLKDKTENQWHEYYLENVKTAIENALNLTFQLLTLNSTSLSKKDFVLPKQISETPIPENNSGKKYGSENPLRADSKRLAKELNLDPYVLKEIKENLTKQTKSQKDLKKEEVYSAYQTSTFGAMSNRFFSSITSDYIEKNPQTFKDLFYSLNLSGMKIFSKTYVNMIFMAGLLGGIFGFIIVTILSIRGSIPLAILKGFAAGFVAAVIAAAVTYYYPSMLVDDRRRSIKNSIPFATIHMSAVAGSGAQPITIFQMLLDNKEYGELANEIKRLMNYINLFGYNLTTALKLVANTTPSKEFSELLNGIVATIESGGDLKLYLKGKAEDSMNTYRLDRKKYVESLSTYSEIYTALLIAGPLLFVVILAIMNAIPDLASLGGVSINTIGLIGVFGLIPFLNIIFMAFLNITHMEI